tacaacagtctgtaaacgtctggggactgaggagacaagttgctcaagtttagggataggaatgttaacccattcttgtctaatgtaggattctagttgctcaactgtcttaggtcttttttgtcatatcttccgttttatgatgcgccaaatgttttctatgggtgaaagatctggactgcaggctggccagttcagtacccggacccttcttctacgcagccatgatgctgtaattgatgcagtatgtggtttggcattgtcacgttggaaaatgcaaggtcttccctgaaagagacgtcgtctggacgggagcatatgttgctctagaacctggatatacctttcagcattgatggtgtctttccagatgtgtaagctgcccatgccacacgcactaatgcaaccccataccatcagaaatgcaggcttctgaactgagcgctgataacaactcgggtcgtccttctcctctttagtccgaatgacacggcgtccctgatttccataaagaacttcaaattttgattcgtctgaccacagaacagttttccactttgccacagtccattttaaatgagccttggcccagagaagacgtctgcgcttctggatcatgtttagatacggcttcttctttgaactatagagttttagctggcaacggcggatggcacggtgaattgtgttcacagataatgttctctggaaatattcctgagcccattttgtgatttccaatacagaagcatgcctgtatgtgatgcagtgccgtctaagggcccgaagatcacgggcacccagtatggttttccggccttgacccttacgcacagagattcttccagattctccgaatcttttgatgatattatgcactgtagatgatgatatgttcaaactctttgcaattttacactgtcgaactcctttctgatattgctccacttttTGTCGGCactgaattagggggattggtgatcctcttcccatctttacttctgagagccgctgccactccaagatgctctttttatacccagtcatgttaatgacctattgccaattgacctaatgagttgtagtttggtcctccagctgttccttttttgtacctttaacttttccagcctcttattgcccctgtcccaacttttttgagatgtgttgctgtcatgaaatttcaaatgagccaatatttggcatgaaatttcaaaatgtctcactttcgacatttgatatgttgtctatgttctattgtgaatacaatatcagtttttgagatttgtaaattattgcattccgtttttatttacaatttgtactttgtcccaacttttttggaattggggttgtacgttTACCCGTTGTCgctgtttgtattttttttatctaAGCCATGCCCTATTAGCAATCACACTATTGCGATTTTTTTTCTGAAAGAAAAACACAAATCTGTTTATTAGCGTCCACAGTAATGTTGCTCATCTGAGCCATCTACACGTAAGCAAAAATATGTCTTAGGAAAGTTTCGTGTCAGTCTGTAAATGAATGCACTGACAGGATGAAATGTATCCGTGATCCTTTACGCACTTTATAGCCTGTGAGGCTTCTCGCGAGCATCAGAGATCTGTAGAGTCTCTCATGTGCAGCACAGTAAGCATTCCTGTTATAATGTTCAAGCCTTCACGTATAAGAGAATGGAGGGAAATtttattaaagaaagaaagaaccaagagagatagaaagagagagagagagtgcaggagaGAGGAGAATGTCGTAAAAACTGTGTACACGTTGAAAACTGTACTCATTACATTCCAGTCTGGTATGTCTGGAATTTGGTGTCATGACATTTCTGTGACCTTGTCCTATCATGAAAACGAGACTGGGAATGGTGAAGGCATTTCGAGGAAAAGAGGACAGAGGAAAAGGAAGCTCCATTCAGAAAGAGAAGTGCATCAGACAGCTGGAAGTTGGGTGGGGGGAAGGAACAATGGGGAGGTCCCACATCGGGCCTGGGTGTCAGTGTGGGTTGAAATTTGTGAGTCGCCCTCCTCTTCTGCTCATTGTAACCCAGAAACAGAGACGAGGAGACGCTCGGGCTCCATGAGAGTTCACAAGAGAGACGAGACTCTGTAACTGCGACTTAATAACCAGATAACAGTTGCGGGGTTTTTTCGTAGCAAATTTCACTACATTTTTTCATCCGAgacgttgttttgttttgttttttggaaaGGACGTTTGCAGATGCTTGGGACGATAACTTTAACAGGTAAGGTAGAGAAGCTGAACTTGTTCACATTTTGGTCATCACCAGGGTTTGAAACCTAAACCAGCACTTTATCCGTTAAACATTAGGTGCTTTGCTGCTTAGACAGGCGGTGTGTTTAGGAGATGATGCTCAAACAAAGTCAGGAAAGTTCAATGTAAAGagtcaaagtagtgaacagagtCAGGTGAGGTTGGAAATGTTCATTTGAGGGCGTGGAAGTTTGTCTGATTTCGGACATCATGTAAAGCTCTGGTTcgttttgttttttctccttaATACTGTATGATGTACTTGAAATTCTCACGGTTATAAATTACTGTAGTATGTTAAAGAATGTCTAAATACTAACCAAAAACTTTATCTTATCTGTTACAGCTGTGATGGTAAACATCACCAGTGTGATTGTTCATTTTTAAAGTTGCATTAATTTAAATGTATACCTAACATGTTTCTGTGTCCAAGTTACATAGAAAAACCATGTATTGTTTTCGAAATGAATACACACactttataaatataaaatatagcaaAAGTAAGTGAAATATAGATATGTGAAAATGTAAATACAGTGCTACACTTATCTCCCAAGACCATAATTACAGTATAATAAGTATGTGCATTGTAGCATTTGTCATTTTACGTCTTTCAGGTTAGAAACTGGGACTTGAGTCGAGTCGAGTCGAGTGTTAACGCCCCACGTCCATTCATGAAAAACCTCAGCTCCAGAAGACCAATTTGGAGCACACATTACTCACCCTATTATCCCAAGTAGTAGAATATGTAGGAATAGAAGGAAACTACATATTATATCGTACAAGCGTAGGCTGTAAATATCGCCGTACTATATGCACTTCAAAAGAGAAGGACTGGAGCTGGTGGGTTTTGGAATTTTAATGAGTTTTTCTTCAGATCTTAGTCAAGGTCCCAGTGGGTGGTGTGGGGCAGGGATATGGAATGTATTACCTTGTGCAATgtaactaataccctgtccacactagggattttgtaccgatacgatactactttcgtaccgcaacacctgtccacactagcaactataccggtactgtagcggtataactgtatcggtacgaaacccacaaatgtatgggtttcgtaccggtacagtatcggtactgtagcgcttcgctgtagtgtggacagatgaagcggttctgtatcgatacaaatacaaTGCGCATGcgtaaagtcacacacctcaatcgatgtcttcgctgaataaaatagtgaagaacggagattcgttttcttggtttctttctcaactgcctcgcacgttttatacgattcgactgaataaatgaccaccagaaatacagactgtacattgacaacaaaaagcacacacacgccgtttcatccgccatattctcggaaggaagttactcggtaaccacggaaacatttcgcgcacgcgcatttcaactaccgtgaaagaaaaccgcaaacatttctcgctagtgtggacagatgcgctaaactgtaccggtatactttgtatcgatacagttataccactatcgtaccggtatatatgtgaacacagctaaaGTGTGTAAGGTTTGAATACTTTGGAAAGTTTTGTCTTTGGTATAAAATCGCAGAATTTTGATCATGACCAAATGATCTACACGGTTCAATCTTCGTCACTGCTAAATTGGCTTGTCTTAGGACTTCTTGTGGAGTCATGCTGAGCTCTCATTGGCATAGATTACAGAATTTCGATTGCTGTCCAGCAACCAACACTTCCAATGTTGCTTTGCTTCATCATCAGCTGCTCTTCAGTATTTAATATTGTTTATTGCGACATTGGCTTCCACCATGCTTCTCATGGACTCGTGGGTTTTGTAGAACATCACAACATTTCAGTTGTTATCAAGTGAAATTTGCAGTGTCGAATTGCGATCCTTGGTGTTTAATATTATTCAATATTAAATTGGCTCCTTGTGGGCTTGGTGGAAGTTGGACAGTTGTCCAAGTTTCAGCAGGATGGGGTGTGGTCCTTTAGTGCATTGTTGGAATGGGGAACAGTCGTTCAGGCTTGGTGGGttggcatggtgtgtgtgtgtgtgtgttaaagcccTGTCTCAAGGGGGTGGGGGTAGATAAACAGTGCAGTGTTTGCACAGCACCACCAACCCTCAAGCTTGTCCTTTTTCAAACACCAGTCCCTCTAATTAATAGCCTACAGTTTCATGCATCTGTTCGCCAAACATGACAAACAAAAGCAGGCGGGGTGAAGGGGTGGAGGGTGTGTGATAAGTTGAAGCACCCCTCACCCGCAAGCCGTGTGGAAAATTTAGTCCGTTATCCCACCAAGAGTTTGGATAACacctccccctcctcccctcccAGTTTTTAAGAAAATGCATCGAGCACACTATACAAGCCAGGCACAAACAAGAGAGAGGATTGGATTCCTGAGCTCGGGTTTCATTCAGAGACACTTTAGAGACAGCGGCAGATGTGGGGCGATGAggggcttcacacacacacacatcggacCTCCTTGTGGCAAGTTTGGACATTCATCTTAGCGCCTTAAATGCCTTTGAGTGGTTTTCCACAGAACGCAACAATTTAAGAGTTGCTTGCTTGTTCTAGAAATCCACCAAAGAATTGCATGGATCACAGCGTCAAAGTATAAATGCTACTCCAACAATACCAGCGAGAAGGTTCTCCATCCAAATATCTCTTATTGATACTTGTACATATTGTAACGCCACCATTCATCCCATCGCTACTCATCCATTCAGTCCTCATTGTGCTGAGACTGTAATTTTCctatcaatttttttttgtcactgATCTGTTgagcactgtttttttttaaattacacattCAACGATTTTGTCATGGTTATTTAAAGTTTCGGATAGACAATGGAATGGGGCCCCATCCAGAAGAAGGCAGAGAGCCACTATGAAAGAACTGGGGCAACACAATGCATGCTCTCTGGTtgaagttctctctctctctctctgggggaTGGGTTCTTGTGTGGTAAAGGAAGTTGAATGACACCTTCCAGGCTTCTTCGAATCTTGTTTCTGCTGATGTTTTGTGTGTCAGCATGGTTATATTTTAGCTCATCATACCAGGAACGCTTCTCAGAAGCTTCCCCAAAACTCAACTTTGAAGCTTCTATGTCATGTTTGAACCATGACctcaagatgaaaaaaaaaaaaagtttataatgTGTGGTGTCCAGTTCAGTTTTAGAAATGATGTTTCTTGAAGAACAATTATGGTGTTATGGGAATGACCGAGGACCCAAAACAAAAGCGTTTTGAAATATTTCAGAGGAGATTTATCCAAGGCCATGTAGAGCAATAAACGCTATGTGTTTATCCATAATAAGTCGAGTCATGGGATATCCATGCATAAAAATGAACTTATTAAAGTTATAGGGTGGGGCTTGGACCCTAAAGCAAAATCAAGCAGAGCCAGATGTGAACATTCCCCCTAACATAAGCCTGGATGTCAGAGGGAAGCCAGGCCTCAAGGTGGTCTGCTCTGCCTGACAGCCTCCCTCTATCCACCCCACGCCTGTCAAAACACAGATAAACATGGGAGGAATTTCatattgtgtgtgtttctttgttTTCTCACCTGTTACCACGTGGCCATGTGCCCAGAGATATAATAAAGCCGTAACATCAATATTTACTGAAACAGGTCGTAATGTGTTCTCTAAATTAACTCGTGTTTTCATACATGCTTATGCGATCGCGAAACGCACAACACAATGATCTACCCCAAAGCCTCATTGTTGAATTATGTCATGTGTTTTTGGCTTGAACTCAGATCAAAACGGATCAGCAAACATCAAACCGTGATCAGATTGTAATGTGGCTGATTAAATCTGTACAGGGGATGAAAGTCTTTTAACCTATACTGCAGTGCAGTTCTGATTTCCTGCAGATGTTTGAACACAGCATCTTGAATTCATTACAGCTTTACTTTGATTAGTCTCCTTTATTTCTTTTCAGTGATTCACACAAAGATTATTTGTTCAAACCAGATAGTTTGTGTGTCTCTAACAGTACTTTGTTTTGTTTGTCCCCCCTGTCTTTGCAGTTGGTCAGACAGATGCCATGCCCCAGAAAGAGGATAGTCCTGAATCAGTTGAGGTCCTCCAAGATGAGGTCGCACCTCAAGTTAATGGCGAGAAGGAGGAAAACGAGTGTATCAGTGCTGATGAAACTACACCCACAGAAGAGAAAGTAGCTGAGGAGAAACCAACTGAGTCCAACGAAGTGGGTTTCAAGAAGATCTTCCGCTTTGTTGGCTTTAAGTTTACGCTGAAGAAGGACAAGAATGAGAAGACAGAACCTGTCCAGCTCCTGACGGTGAAGGAAACTGAGGATGGTGCTTCAGAAGCTGCTGCCGAGGAAACCAAACAGGAACCTGTAACAGCAGAAATTCAGTCTGAGGATGAAAAGGAAAAAGAGAGTCCAGAAATGGAAAAAGAGGCCAGTGCTGAAGATGCTGCAAAGACTGAAGCAGAATCAGATCTCCCTGCAACTGATGCTCCAGCAGAAACCAAATTAGATGGTGCTGAAGAAAATGAAAAGACTCCAGCTGATGAGCCAGCTGAAGAAGTGGAAACCTCGACTGAGAAAGAGAAAGAACTAGAACCACAAGCTGAATCTCCTACATCTCCCCCATCTCAAGAGACACAGTCCCCTTTAAGAAGATTCTTCACTCAGGGAATCTTCTCTAACCTGCGGAAAAAGACAAGCTTCAAGAAGTCTAAAGAGGAGGAACCAGTAAAGGAGAAATCTGTTGAGGAGGATATAAAGGAGGCTGAGGAGAAAGAGGAAGAAGCAGCAGGGGCGGAAGGACAAGTCAAGGAGGATGCAGAGGAAGTGGAAGCTGGTGAAAAGGTAGATAAATCAGAAGCACCAGAAAaatctgaagcaaccccagaggaAGCTCCATCTGCCCCCGAGGAgcaaaaggaggaggaggagttgaAAGTGGAGGTTGAGACGACAAGTGAAACTGCACCAGTACAAGAGCTTGCACCTGTTGAACAAATTACAACTTGTGAGGATTCAGAGGCCTCTGCTGCTGAAGAAAAAGATGAGACCAAACCTACTGATGATACCAAACTTACCGATGACAAGGCaactgactcttctgaggaacaaCAGACTCCTGAGAAATCCCCTGCAGAAACATCCACTGAGGCTGAAATTCAGTCATCCCAAGACAAAACCAAGGCTCAAGGAAGTCCACTGAAAAAATTGTTCACTGGGGCAGGGTTGAAGAAATTGTCCTCCAAAAAGCAGAAGGCCAAAAAAGAAACAGAGTCAAAGCCAACAGAATCCACTGAGCAGGCAGCTGAGCAGATTCAGTCATCCACCGAGTCAGGCGAGGCTCAAAAACCTGACAGCGGTGCTTCATCTCCAGAAGAGTCTGGTGAGCATGTTGTAGGTGAGGCAAGTCAGGCTGACCCCAGTGTGGAAGCTGAAGGCGAGGCAGCAACCTCTGACAGTGAAAAGAAGAAAGATGGCATCCTTCATTGGGCCTCTTTCAAAAAATTAGTCACTCCAAAGAAGCGTGTCAAGAAGTCATCTGAGAGTGAAGATGAGGCCCCTGGGGACAAGCCAAAATCAGCCACCCTGTCCTCAACAGAGAGTGCGGTCTTTGAAGAGAAAACTGAGGAAATTAAATCAAGTGATGAAGTGAAGGAAGAagcaaaggaggaaacacaggttGAGTGCAAGACTGAGACAAAAGCTGAAAAATTTGAACAAAGCACAGAGGAGCCAAAGAAGAAGATTGACACGTCAGTATCCTGGGAAGCCCTTATTTGTGTGGGATCGGCTAAAAAGAGGGCCAGGAAGACTTCTGACTCTGATGATGAAGAAACTAAAATTGAGGAAGAGGttcagcagtctggagaagaacaGGCCAAGACTGCAGAGTCACCTCTTGAAAGCTCACAGGACGTTGAGCGTGAAAATTTGGCCTCTTCTCCAGAACCAGAAGGGGAGCTTGTCTCTACATGGGAGTCTTTCAAAAGGCTGGTAACACATCGTAAGAAACCCAAGGCAGAAGACAAGTCTGATGAAGCACAGAGTCCAGAGCAGGCAGCATCTGACAGTGAACTACCCAAAGAGGAATCATCCTTCTCCCTTAGAAAACTAATTCCCCGAAGAAAGAAGAAATCTGACGCAAAACAAGGGCAGGTGTCTTCTGACATTGGATCTGCAGAAGAAGACTCTGACACACCTGCTGTGGTACCTCTGTCAGAGTATGATAACGAACAAACCGAGAAGGCTACTGATGAACAAGACACAGAAACAAAGACAGAGGATGCAAAGCCAGAGGTCACTCCTGTCACTCCTGGAAAAGCCTCAGCTGAGGACAGGTCTCCTTCTTGGATCTCAGCTACTGTGGAGAATGTTGAAGATGAGGCAGAGGGAAAGCCACTAAGTGATATACCTGAAGAAGGAGATACAGCTGCTACACCTAAATCAACTGATAACACCATTGTGGAGGATATCATAGAGTTTACTTCAGAAGCCATCACTGCCGTTGAGCCAGCAGAGGAAACCGAAATGGTTTCTGCTCTATCACGCATCACAGAGTCACCTGTTACATCTGGTGAGACTTCACCTGTTCCAGATGATGGTGTGGTGAAGAAGGCTGAATCCATCTTACAAGAAGCTGTGGAAACTACCAGTATTACATCAAGTGCAGTGGCTGTCACAGTAACAGAGGAGCAGACAAAAAGTATAGCTGTCATGTCAAGTCCATTCCAGGTTGAGTCAGCCATTAAGGAGGAGAAAGTGGTCTTGGCTGTGCATGA
This Neoarius graeffei isolate fNeoGra1 chromosome 3, fNeoGra1.pri, whole genome shotgun sequence DNA region includes the following protein-coding sequences:
- the akap12b gene encoding A-kinase anchor protein 12b isoform X1, translating into MGASTSAQQDVKSAEDEERVADLSETRGDDTEDAKQLQKNGQISISSLNGKTDEQTDLTGQDEDDTLAEVGQTDAMPQKEDSPESVEVLQDEVAPQVNGEKEENECISADETTPTEEKVAEEKPTESNEVGFKKIFRFVGFKFTLKKDKNEKTEPVQLLTVKETEDGASEAAAEETKQEPVTAEIQSEDEKEKESPEMEKEASAEDAAKTEAESDLPATDAPAETKLDGAEENEKTPADEPAEEVETSTEKEKELEPQAESPTSPPSQETQSPLRRFFTQGIFSNLRKKTSFKKSKEEEPVKEKSVEEDIKEAEEKEEEAAGAEGQVKEDAEEVEAGEKVDKSEAPEKSEATPEEAPSAPEEQKEEEELKVEVETTSETAPVQELAPVEQITTCEDSEASAAEEKDETKPTDDTKLTDDKATDSSEEQQTPEKSPAETSTEAEIQSSQDKTKAQGSPLKKLFTGAGLKKLSSKKQKAKKETESKPTESTEQAAEQIQSSTESGEAQKPDSGASSPEESGEHVVGEASQADPSVEAEGEAATSDSEKKKDGILHWASFKKLVTPKKRVKKSSESEDEAPGDKPKSATLSSTESAVFEEKTEEIKSSDEVKEEAKEETQVECKTETKAEKFEQSTEEPKKKIDTSVSWEALICVGSAKKRARKTSDSDDEETKIEEEVQQSGEEQAKTAESPLESSQDVERENLASSPEPEGELVSTWESFKRLVTHRKKPKAEDKSDEAQSPEQAASDSELPKEESSFSLRKLIPRRKKKSDAKQGQVSSDIGSAEEDSDTPAVVPLSEYDNEQTEKATDEQDTETKTEDAKPEVTPVTPGKASAEDRSPSWISATVENVEDEAEGKPLSDIPEEGDTAATPKSTDNTIVEDIIEFTSEAITAVEPAEETEMVSALSRITESPVTSGETSPVPDDGVVKKAESILQEAVETTSITSSAVAVTVTEEQTKSIAVMSSPFQVESAIKEEKVVLAVHEKTEAVTICTGLDASEIKAIEEESPLKATVEAVTTVSEALSVEVAAEDQTLKPEEAQEAGEKVFAAQINEVQTECKEQPEASVETTVEETLEVPTTNEIQEVTAVKVEVVTIVQQEMEILEEPVVAENTPKVVAESPVESTIEQPVCAQTGEITEVSVAKGEVQELKDVEESVASAEAESVEVAVAVSEKVTTLADTIVVETTTMSEEDLIPVLAATEEHAVTREIVCVCSPSESKTEAEVMETVLPTEVHVATNVEVVSVSVPVEENSEVASSNVSTAIEEACKKDEEGVEAMHLKEAEAIQEQSTVIVQEVLQNVVENMGQDLKEKAVEEIDTATPEDVPSAAEEEKSSQDAPVTEEKSTVDTQIQEETKPEIEDKAEEQLAQISTVRSPVIEAIQISETVLVAMTEEIKAQEEDVSLVSVEATQLCTDVKKQEVELKEDEKKLEEDKTVTTEGEDRKCQVEKNQNEEPSGTTETPTSEESSQMQTVTLVSTKYAQIVEEVQDTKIETTTEIDVGIIHVVDAAERATQDTEIAVKEDSTKSQEPSKDVPQTDLEEAQKDISTPDMKGEESSGDPDCQKTDAEASEVKTAAEETPKATKEEDTEKKIDTITTETATES
- the akap12b gene encoding A-kinase anchor protein 12b isoform X2, with the translated sequence MLGTITLTVGQTDAMPQKEDSPESVEVLQDEVAPQVNGEKEENECISADETTPTEEKVAEEKPTESNEVGFKKIFRFVGFKFTLKKDKNEKTEPVQLLTVKETEDGASEAAAEETKQEPVTAEIQSEDEKEKESPEMEKEASAEDAAKTEAESDLPATDAPAETKLDGAEENEKTPADEPAEEVETSTEKEKELEPQAESPTSPPSQETQSPLRRFFTQGIFSNLRKKTSFKKSKEEEPVKEKSVEEDIKEAEEKEEEAAGAEGQVKEDAEEVEAGEKVDKSEAPEKSEATPEEAPSAPEEQKEEEELKVEVETTSETAPVQELAPVEQITTCEDSEASAAEEKDETKPTDDTKLTDDKATDSSEEQQTPEKSPAETSTEAEIQSSQDKTKAQGSPLKKLFTGAGLKKLSSKKQKAKKETESKPTESTEQAAEQIQSSTESGEAQKPDSGASSPEESGEHVVGEASQADPSVEAEGEAATSDSEKKKDGILHWASFKKLVTPKKRVKKSSESEDEAPGDKPKSATLSSTESAVFEEKTEEIKSSDEVKEEAKEETQVECKTETKAEKFEQSTEEPKKKIDTSVSWEALICVGSAKKRARKTSDSDDEETKIEEEVQQSGEEQAKTAESPLESSQDVERENLASSPEPEGELVSTWESFKRLVTHRKKPKAEDKSDEAQSPEQAASDSELPKEESSFSLRKLIPRRKKKSDAKQGQVSSDIGSAEEDSDTPAVVPLSEYDNEQTEKATDEQDTETKTEDAKPEVTPVTPGKASAEDRSPSWISATVENVEDEAEGKPLSDIPEEGDTAATPKSTDNTIVEDIIEFTSEAITAVEPAEETEMVSALSRITESPVTSGETSPVPDDGVVKKAESILQEAVETTSITSSAVAVTVTEEQTKSIAVMSSPFQVESAIKEEKVVLAVHEKTEAVTICTGLDASEIKAIEEESPLKATVEAVTTVSEALSVEVAAEDQTLKPEEAQEAGEKVFAAQINEVQTECKEQPEASVETTVEETLEVPTTNEIQEVTAVKVEVVTIVQQEMEILEEPVVAENTPKVVAESPVESTIEQPVCAQTGEITEVSVAKGEVQELKDVEESVASAEAESVEVAVAVSEKVTTLADTIVVETTTMSEEDLIPVLAATEEHAVTREIVCVCSPSESKTEAEVMETVLPTEVHVATNVEVVSVSVPVEENSEVASSNVSTAIEEACKKDEEGVEAMHLKEAEAIQEQSTVIVQEVLQNVVENMGQDLKEKAVEEIDTATPEDVPSAAEEEKSSQDAPVTEEKSTVDTQIQEETKPEIEDKAEEQLAQISTVRSPVIEAIQISETVLVAMTEEIKAQEEDVSLVSVEATQLCTDVKKQEVELKEDEKKLEEDKTVTTEGEDRKCQVEKNQNEEPSGTTETPTSEESSQMQTVTLVSTKYAQIVEEVQDTKIETTTEIDVGIIHVVDAAERATQDTEIAVKEDSTKSQEPSKDVPQTDLEEAQKDISTPDMKGEESSGDPDCQKTDAEASEVKTAAEETPKATKEEDTEKKIDTITTETATES
- the akap12b gene encoding A-kinase anchor protein 12b isoform X3, with the protein product MVGQTDAMPQKEDSPESVEVLQDEVAPQVNGEKEENECISADETTPTEEKVAEEKPTESNEVGFKKIFRFVGFKFTLKKDKNEKTEPVQLLTVKETEDGASEAAAEETKQEPVTAEIQSEDEKEKESPEMEKEASAEDAAKTEAESDLPATDAPAETKLDGAEENEKTPADEPAEEVETSTEKEKELEPQAESPTSPPSQETQSPLRRFFTQGIFSNLRKKTSFKKSKEEEPVKEKSVEEDIKEAEEKEEEAAGAEGQVKEDAEEVEAGEKVDKSEAPEKSEATPEEAPSAPEEQKEEEELKVEVETTSETAPVQELAPVEQITTCEDSEASAAEEKDETKPTDDTKLTDDKATDSSEEQQTPEKSPAETSTEAEIQSSQDKTKAQGSPLKKLFTGAGLKKLSSKKQKAKKETESKPTESTEQAAEQIQSSTESGEAQKPDSGASSPEESGEHVVGEASQADPSVEAEGEAATSDSEKKKDGILHWASFKKLVTPKKRVKKSSESEDEAPGDKPKSATLSSTESAVFEEKTEEIKSSDEVKEEAKEETQVECKTETKAEKFEQSTEEPKKKIDTSVSWEALICVGSAKKRARKTSDSDDEETKIEEEVQQSGEEQAKTAESPLESSQDVERENLASSPEPEGELVSTWESFKRLVTHRKKPKAEDKSDEAQSPEQAASDSELPKEESSFSLRKLIPRRKKKSDAKQGQVSSDIGSAEEDSDTPAVVPLSEYDNEQTEKATDEQDTETKTEDAKPEVTPVTPGKASAEDRSPSWISATVENVEDEAEGKPLSDIPEEGDTAATPKSTDNTIVEDIIEFTSEAITAVEPAEETEMVSALSRITESPVTSGETSPVPDDGVVKKAESILQEAVETTSITSSAVAVTVTEEQTKSIAVMSSPFQVESAIKEEKVVLAVHEKTEAVTICTGLDASEIKAIEEESPLKATVEAVTTVSEALSVEVAAEDQTLKPEEAQEAGEKVFAAQINEVQTECKEQPEASVETTVEETLEVPTTNEIQEVTAVKVEVVTIVQQEMEILEEPVVAENTPKVVAESPVESTIEQPVCAQTGEITEVSVAKGEVQELKDVEESVASAEAESVEVAVAVSEKVTTLADTIVVETTTMSEEDLIPVLAATEEHAVTREIVCVCSPSESKTEAEVMETVLPTEVHVATNVEVVSVSVPVEENSEVASSNVSTAIEEACKKDEEGVEAMHLKEAEAIQEQSTVIVQEVLQNVVENMGQDLKEKAVEEIDTATPEDVPSAAEEEKSSQDAPVTEEKSTVDTQIQEETKPEIEDKAEEQLAQISTVRSPVIEAIQISETVLVAMTEEIKAQEEDVSLVSVEATQLCTDVKKQEVELKEDEKKLEEDKTVTTEGEDRKCQVEKNQNEEPSGTTETPTSEESSQMQTVTLVSTKYAQIVEEVQDTKIETTTEIDVGIIHVVDAAERATQDTEIAVKEDSTKSQEPSKDVPQTDLEEAQKDISTPDMKGEESSGDPDCQKTDAEASEVKTAAEETPKATKEEDTEKKIDTITTETATES